One window of Dechloromonas sp. ZY10 genomic DNA carries:
- a CDS encoding PilW family protein has protein sequence MSNLSSQRGLTLIELMVGVLIGMLTTVIVFHAFSLNERQKRVTTGTADAQTNGALGLFMLERDLRMAGFGLETDFSAKCNVTYSYYDNGSGAAGPLPGMSAVAPLVITDGGAGSDQIAVVYYADPADNNFSIPSYTTLRSTMPQPSAELNVSSTDGCKEGALAIVQQAGNCMVMEITQVQDSALKIQHNPGGAGTAGDPVYNPNNPYIVANAWPAFAKDAVVRCGFSAPLQRTYRISAAYQLESQDSGSAAAISLAPQIVSLQAQYGISDTAASNKVTAWVDPTGAWAAATLTRALGSRIKAVRVAVVARNSEYEKPEPGQACATTTQAMLDQWSDWAEFASIKTLPDWACYRYKAFETVIPLRNVLWAAF, from the coding sequence ATGTCGAACCTAAGCAGCCAGCGAGGCCTGACCCTGATCGAACTGATGGTGGGCGTACTGATCGGGATGCTGACCACGGTCATCGTTTTTCATGCGTTCAGCCTGAACGAGCGACAAAAGCGGGTGACAACCGGTACGGCCGACGCGCAGACCAATGGCGCACTGGGGTTGTTCATGCTGGAGCGCGATTTGCGGATGGCAGGCTTCGGTCTGGAAACCGATTTTTCGGCCAAGTGCAATGTTACCTACAGCTATTACGACAACGGGAGTGGCGCTGCAGGCCCATTGCCGGGCATGAGTGCTGTCGCGCCACTGGTCATTACCGATGGCGGGGCCGGCTCGGACCAGATCGCCGTGGTCTATTACGCGGATCCTGCTGACAACAATTTTTCGATTCCTTCCTACACTACCTTGCGCAGCACCATGCCGCAGCCATCGGCCGAGCTGAATGTCAGCAGTACCGACGGTTGCAAGGAGGGGGCGCTGGCGATTGTCCAGCAGGCGGGGAACTGCATGGTGATGGAAATTACCCAGGTGCAGGATTCGGCATTGAAAATTCAGCACAATCCGGGGGGGGCAGGAACGGCGGGTGATCCGGTATATAACCCGAACAATCCTTACATAGTCGCCAACGCCTGGCCGGCCTTTGCCAAGGATGCTGTGGTTCGTTGCGGTTTTTCAGCGCCTTTGCAGCGTACTTACCGGATCAGCGCTGCCTATCAGCTGGAGTCGCAGGATTCTGGCAGCGCTGCGGCGATCAGTCTGGCACCGCAAATTGTCAGCTTGCAGGCACAGTACGGTATCTCGGATACCGCAGCCAGCAACAAGGTGACTGCCTGGGTCGACCCTACCGGCGCCTGGGCGGCGGCGACGCTGACCCGGGCCCTAGGGTCGCGGATCAAGGCGGTACGAGTTGCGGTCGTGGCGCGCAACAGCGAATACGAGAAGCCTGAGCCGGGGCAGGCTTGTGCGACCACGACTCAGGCCATGCTTGACCAATGGTCGGACTGGGCTGAGTTTGCATCAATCAAAACCCTGCCCGATTGGGCTTGTTATCGCTACAAGGCGTTTGAAACGGTGATTCCGCTCCGCAACGTGTTGTGGGCGGCATTCTGA
- the glmU gene encoding bifunctional UDP-N-acetylglucosamine diphosphorylase/glucosamine-1-phosphate N-acetyltransferase GlmU: MNIVVLAAGQGKRMYSALPKVLHLLAGKPLVSHVLETARQLQPEKLVMVYGHGGEQVRSALAGDDLHWALQSEQLGTGHALAQALPALSDAAQTLVLYGDVPLISEASLRRLLQAGQEGLAILTVELADPAGYGRIVRDPTGRVACIVEEKDAGSDEKAIREVNTGIMVLPTARLREWLAALKNDNAQGEYYLTDLVALAVAAGVPVHTAAAATEWEVLGVNNKLQLAQLERQYQSMLAERLLLAGVRLADPARIDVRGSLTHGRDVFIDVGCVFEGEVELGDGVEIGPYCVLRNVRLAAGCRVAAYCHFDGATVGAESILGPYARLRPGAELGPEVHVGNFVEVKKSTIGAQSKANHLAYIGDAEIGQRVNIGAGTITCNYDGVNKHKTIIEDDAFIGSDSQLVAPVTVGRGATLGAGTTLTKNAPAEALTVSRAKQLSLSNWERPKPKQK; the protein is encoded by the coding sequence ATGAATATCGTTGTCCTCGCTGCTGGCCAGGGGAAGCGGATGTACTCCGCGTTGCCCAAGGTTCTGCATCTCCTTGCCGGCAAGCCGCTGGTCAGCCATGTACTTGAAACCGCCCGCCAGTTGCAGCCGGAAAAACTGGTGATGGTCTACGGTCACGGCGGCGAGCAGGTGCGGTCTGCACTGGCCGGCGATGATCTGCATTGGGCCTTGCAGTCCGAGCAGTTGGGAACCGGGCACGCGCTGGCGCAAGCCCTGCCCGCCTTGTCCGATGCGGCACAAACCTTGGTGCTGTATGGCGACGTTCCATTGATCAGCGAAGCGAGCTTGCGCCGTTTGCTGCAGGCCGGACAGGAAGGGCTTGCGATCCTTACCGTCGAATTGGCTGACCCCGCAGGTTATGGCCGGATCGTTCGCGATCCTACCGGCCGGGTGGCTTGCATTGTCGAAGAGAAGGATGCAGGGTCCGATGAAAAGGCGATTCGTGAAGTCAATACCGGAATCATGGTCTTGCCGACGGCCCGCCTGCGCGAATGGTTGGCTGCACTCAAAAATGACAATGCGCAAGGCGAGTACTACCTGACCGATCTGGTGGCTCTCGCGGTGGCCGCCGGGGTGCCGGTGCATACTGCTGCAGCGGCCACCGAATGGGAGGTCTTGGGGGTCAATAACAAGTTGCAGCTGGCGCAGCTTGAGCGCCAGTATCAGTCAATGCTGGCCGAGCGATTGCTGCTGGCCGGAGTCCGCCTGGCCGATCCGGCGCGGATCGATGTGCGGGGTAGCTTGACTCATGGTCGCGATGTCTTCATTGATGTGGGCTGCGTTTTCGAGGGTGAAGTCGAGCTTGGCGACGGAGTCGAGATCGGCCCCTATTGCGTATTGCGCAATGTCCGCTTGGCTGCCGGCTGCCGGGTCGCAGCATATTGCCATTTCGATGGGGCAACGGTTGGCGCCGAGAGCATTCTGGGCCCTTATGCCCGTCTGCGCCCGGGTGCCGAACTTGGCCCGGAAGTCCATGTCGGCAATTTTGTCGAGGTCAAGAAAAGCACCATCGGTGCGCAGTCGAAGGCCAACCACCTAGCCTATATCGGCGATGCGGAAATCGGCCAGCGAGTGAATATCGGTGCCGGGACGATCACCTGCAACTATGATGGGGTCAATAAACACAAAACCATCATCGAGGACGACGCCTTTATTGGTTCAGACAGCCAATTGGTTGCCCCTGTGACCGTCGGGCGAGGAGCAACGCTGGGCGCAGGGACGACCTTGACCAAAAATGCCCCTGCCGAGGCGTTGACCGTGTCGCGGGCCAAGCAGCTCAGTTTGAGCAACTGGGAGCGTCCCAAGCCAAAACAGAAATAA
- a CDS encoding type IV pilin protein, translating to MKPCNVRAATRTGGFTLIEIMVVVAIVSILASIALPAYSQYVMRGRIPEATGNLAVKRAQLENFFDNNRTYAGFDCTTGGSSNFTYSCTTQNASSYTIQATGQGPMAGFVFTINQSNQKATTGAPSGWSTNANCWITGKSGSC from the coding sequence ATGAAACCTTGCAATGTACGTGCGGCAACTCGTACCGGGGGATTTACGCTGATTGAAATCATGGTCGTCGTGGCCATCGTGTCGATCCTCGCCAGCATCGCTTTGCCCGCCTATTCACAGTATGTAATGCGCGGGCGGATTCCCGAGGCGACCGGCAATCTTGCGGTAAAGCGGGCACAACTGGAGAATTTCTTCGACAACAACCGGACTTACGCCGGTTTTGATTGCACGACTGGCGGTAGTTCGAACTTTACTTACTCATGTACTACCCAGAATGCCAGCAGCTACACCATTCAGGCGACAGGGCAGGGCCCGATGGCCGGTTTTGTGTTCACCATCAATCAAAGTAACCAGAAGGCGACAACCGGGGCTCCGTCGGGCTGGTCCACCAATGCCAATTGCTGGATTACCGGCAAGTCGGGATCATGCTGA
- a CDS encoding GspH/FimT family pseudopilin: MLNLAPRRRHAGVSMVEVLVAVAILIALLATGMPSFVDWVQNTQIRTAAEGVTAGLQAARAEAVRRNTPVQFVLLGEGGVGETGWEIRVRNTNELVQAMPAGEGSAKAQLTTQPADARIVTFSSLGRVLPLNADGSAPLTRIDIDNPALAADKSRELRITISAGGSIRMCDPATSGSDTRAC, encoded by the coding sequence ATGCTGAACCTAGCCCCCCGCCGTCGGCATGCCGGTGTCTCGATGGTCGAGGTACTGGTAGCGGTGGCGATCCTGATTGCACTGCTGGCAACCGGCATGCCGTCCTTCGTGGACTGGGTGCAAAACACCCAGATCCGTACTGCGGCGGAAGGGGTCACTGCCGGTCTGCAGGCTGCTCGGGCAGAGGCGGTCCGACGTAATACTCCGGTCCAGTTCGTGCTGCTCGGAGAGGGCGGCGTGGGCGAAACCGGTTGGGAGATTCGTGTTCGCAATACCAATGAACTGGTTCAGGCAATGCCGGCGGGAGAAGGCAGCGCCAAGGCGCAGCTGACGACCCAACCTGCGGATGCCCGGATCGTCACCTTCAGCAGCCTGGGGCGTGTACTTCCACTCAATGCCGACGGCAGTGCGCCGCTGACCAGAATCGACATCGATAATCCGGCGCTGGCCGCCGACAAAAGCCGGGAGCTACGGATCACCATTAGCGCAGGTGGGAGCATCAGAATGTGCGATCCGGCTACTTCGGGCAGTGATACGAGGGCATGTTGA
- a CDS encoding SpoVR family protein: protein MSRKKSKRMIEGSDWTLEGLELADAEIARVARSYGLDCYRHQLEIITAEQMMDAYAAIGMPVYYHHWSFGKHFLETESRYKRGQMGLAYEIVINSDPCIAYLMEENTMAMQALVIAHAAYGHNSFFKGNHLFKQWTSADAIIDYLVFARNYLSECEERHGIEAVEQLLDACHALSNLGVDRYKRAPPLSLVKEKLRQQEREAYLQAQVNELWRTLPQRENVAAPVGEKRFPEEPEENLLYFIEKHAPLLEPWQREVVRIVRKIGQYFYPQRQTQVMNEGWATYWHYTLLNTLYDEGRISDGAMLEILQSHTNVVYQPPYNSNWYSGINPYALGFAMWRDIRRISEAPDAEDRAWFPDLAGRDWRENFEFAMHNFKDESFIAQFLSPRLMREFRLFSVRDDDRQSRLQVDAIHDESGYRELRKSLAEQYNLGNSDPNIQVWNVDVHGDRSLTLRHFVHQRRPLSGQHEAVLEQVARLWGFAVRLEQQDAAGEVRLLAEKKTEKRRQTAV, encoded by the coding sequence ATGAGCCGGAAGAAGAGCAAGCGCATGATCGAGGGTTCTGACTGGACCCTGGAAGGGCTGGAACTGGCCGACGCCGAGATTGCCCGCGTCGCCCGCAGCTACGGCCTCGACTGCTACCGTCATCAACTCGAGATCATCACCGCAGAACAGATGATGGACGCCTACGCGGCAATCGGGATGCCGGTCTATTACCATCACTGGTCGTTCGGCAAGCATTTCCTTGAAACCGAGAGTCGCTATAAGCGGGGTCAGATGGGGCTGGCCTACGAAATCGTGATCAACTCCGATCCTTGCATCGCCTACCTGATGGAAGAAAACACCATGGCCATGCAGGCTCTGGTGATTGCGCATGCCGCCTACGGCCATAATTCCTTCTTTAAGGGCAACCACCTGTTCAAGCAATGGACCAGTGCCGATGCGATCATCGATTATCTGGTTTTCGCCCGGAACTACCTCAGCGAGTGTGAGGAGCGGCATGGCATCGAGGCTGTGGAGCAGTTGCTCGATGCCTGTCATGCCCTGTCCAATCTTGGCGTTGATCGTTACAAGCGGGCGCCGCCCTTGTCGCTGGTCAAGGAGAAACTGCGGCAGCAGGAGCGGGAAGCCTATCTGCAGGCGCAGGTCAATGAACTCTGGCGGACCCTGCCGCAGCGGGAAAACGTGGCGGCTCCGGTCGGTGAGAAACGTTTTCCCGAAGAGCCGGAAGAAAACCTGCTCTATTTCATCGAAAAACACGCGCCGCTGCTTGAACCCTGGCAGCGCGAAGTGGTGCGGATCGTACGCAAGATCGGGCAATATTTCTACCCGCAACGCCAGACCCAGGTGATGAACGAGGGCTGGGCGACTTACTGGCACTACACCCTGCTCAATACCCTCTACGACGAAGGCCGGATCAGTGACGGGGCCATGCTGGAAATCCTGCAATCGCACACCAACGTGGTCTATCAGCCGCCGTACAACAGCAATTGGTACTCGGGGATCAATCCCTACGCGCTGGGTTTTGCGATGTGGCGCGACATCCGGCGGATCAGTGAAGCGCCGGATGCGGAGGATCGGGCCTGGTTTCCCGATCTGGCTGGGCGGGACTGGCGGGAAAACTTTGAATTCGCCATGCACAACTTCAAGGACGAGAGCTTCATCGCCCAGTTCCTGTCGCCGCGCCTGATGCGCGAATTCCGTTTATTTTCGGTGCGGGATGATGATCGTCAGAGTCGGCTGCAAGTCGACGCCATCCATGACGAGTCCGGCTATCGCGAGTTGCGGAAAAGCCTTGCCGAGCAGTACAACCTGGGTAACAGCGATCCCAATATTCAGGTCTGGAATGTCGATGTTCACGGTGATCGGTCGCTCACTTTGCGCCATTTTGTGCACCAGCGTCGCCCTCTGTCGGGGCAGCATGAGGCCGTACTGGAGCAGGTGGCGCGCCTGTGGGGGTTCGCGGTGCGCCTGGAGCAACAGGATGCGGCTGGCGAGGTCCGCTTGCTGGCCGAGAAAAAAACCGAAAAGCGCCGCCAGACCGCTGTCTGA
- a CDS encoding YEATS-associated helix-containing protein, whose translation MSNELTAAYQVSAPSGVLDAHMLMILAIMMVAGLLGGAANYYLAEREERSANDRGKYLVLGVVAALTVPLFLNMMSSTLLEGARTKPVDFFAFAGFCLVYVIASRRWFENAVQRLLGQVEQVRKDLREMQQEAHEPSVATREEPVAGSGKDEARDSLSYNDVEILRAIAEENFVYGNLAAICERTGLAREFVSQRLTALKAQALIETRINDKNVLHWTISAKGRGLLGEILDARDEARGS comes from the coding sequence ATGTCCAATGAGCTGACTGCAGCGTATCAGGTCAGCGCGCCGAGCGGTGTGCTGGATGCCCATATGCTGATGATTCTGGCCATCATGATGGTGGCTGGCCTGCTGGGTGGTGCGGCCAATTACTATCTGGCGGAGCGCGAGGAGCGTTCGGCGAACGATCGGGGGAAATACCTCGTGCTTGGCGTGGTGGCCGCGTTGACGGTCCCCTTGTTCCTCAACATGATGTCGAGTACCTTGCTCGAAGGTGCGCGCACCAAACCGGTTGATTTCTTCGCATTTGCCGGCTTTTGTCTGGTCTATGTGATTGCCTCGCGGCGCTGGTTTGAAAACGCCGTGCAGCGCTTGCTCGGGCAAGTCGAGCAGGTGCGTAAGGACCTGCGGGAAATGCAGCAGGAAGCGCACGAGCCATCCGTGGCCACTCGTGAGGAGCCTGTTGCCGGAAGTGGCAAGGACGAGGCGCGCGACTCGTTGTCTTATAACGATGTCGAAATTCTGCGGGCAATCGCCGAAGAGAATTTTGTCTATGGGAATCTTGCCGCGATCTGTGAGCGGACCGGACTGGCTCGCGAATTCGTCAGCCAGCGGTTGACGGCGTTGAAGGCGCAGGCGCTGATCGAAACCCGGATCAATGACAAAAATGTCCTGCACTGGACCATTTCGGCCAAAGGGCGTGGCCTGCTCGGCGAGATTCTCGATGCCCGGGACGAGGCACGCGGTTCCTGA
- a CDS encoding pilus assembly protein gives MNRELFSFRRRHWAWLLLGQCWVGGLLHAGATQLADVPLANASTVTVLPNIYFILDDSGSMEWDYMPDYVDSNYCRDNYTEDGNTDASLDVCRFGDPPFMASAFNRVYYNPLVNYAAPLNSDGSAKTSYTSWTSVPLDGYGIQFTSTGSYPRNDYVYDYDTVTPHDWAYGLGYNLNLTTQFPERKWCTSGSNSTTCSNNTVAALNASNLYVYPDSTYKYLRTVYGAPYYYNVTVEWCSQRNTSGTDRNFGKSGTCQAKKTSTYKYPRFSNWSKVTITPSVNSYPGPNGTTRTYSQEMTNFANWFAWYRSRMQMAKSGIGQAFANIRGTPNSSDVSDKNYFHARVGFSTISSTGTTDGSKFLKVDNFDTAQKSTWFTRLYGTVPSSGTPLLGALAKAGRMYAGKLSVDPVQYSCQRNFTILSSDGYWNSVTDAYGPTKEDGATKVGDLDSAASVARPSYERNATANTLADVAYYYYHTDLRPGSCSVCTDNVVPAGTKKDEDDIAQHQHMTTFTIGLGVDGTLTYQDGYKTSTTGDYQGLKQGTTDWPAVDPGTDDERKIDDLWHAAVNGRGTYFSARDPESLINGLTSALGTMESVTGSGAAAATSSLEPVEGDNAIYIANYTTVAWTGELSAYTVDLGTGAISSTSTWKASTQLDAKVSSDSDTRTIYMVKSGALAAFSYANLSTDQRAWFNNNQLSQYSDLSAGDQALATAENLVKYLRGQNRYEDQDRPSGFVYSRLYRDRVATLGDIIHAQPVYVKAPQYDFTDTGYAAFKTAQSARTAMVYVAANDGMLHAFDATTGNESWAFIPPQVMPNLWRLADKDYATNHRYSVDGPLTVTDIQVGGVWKTILIAGLGKGGRGYFALDITNPAAPAYLWSLSADDLPNLGYSYAPAVVTKINGVWSVLLPSGYNNIPEGSKYPGATGEGYLFVLNAATGAVIKTIGTGVGTVGNPSGLGRLNARVIGDFNLDNTAETAYAGDLEGNLWRFNLLAGTASKLIALGNTQPITAAPELGEISGKPLLFFGTGRYLGEGDLTLNQTQSLYGLYDSGATLSKGALVQQIISGSSISNNPVDWAANGGWYVNLPDNKERVHLDAKLIMGTLVFASTVPEASECQPGGYSHLFFLDYRTGGSVGTSAAMLKYVSPIVGVSAFKLPSGTIKVVPITADGKIPAGTPPSLPVSPTGSGGVGSGKRVMWRELLD, from the coding sequence ATGAACCGCGAGCTATTTTCGTTCCGGCGACGTCACTGGGCGTGGCTGCTGCTCGGGCAGTGCTGGGTCGGCGGCCTGCTCCATGCCGGGGCAACCCAATTGGCCGATGTGCCTTTGGCCAATGCCTCGACGGTCACCGTGTTGCCCAACATCTATTTCATCCTTGATGACTCGGGGAGTATGGAGTGGGATTACATGCCGGACTACGTTGATAGCAACTATTGCCGCGACAATTACACCGAGGATGGCAATACCGATGCCAGCCTTGACGTGTGCCGCTTTGGCGACCCTCCGTTCATGGCCAGTGCCTTCAACCGGGTGTATTACAACCCACTGGTCAATTACGCCGCCCCGCTGAATTCCGATGGATCAGCCAAAACCAGCTATACCAGCTGGACGTCGGTACCTCTTGATGGCTATGGAATCCAGTTCACTTCCACGGGCAGTTATCCGCGCAATGATTATGTCTATGATTACGATACGGTCACGCCGCATGACTGGGCCTATGGTCTGGGCTACAACCTGAACCTGACGACCCAGTTCCCCGAGCGGAAATGGTGTACCAGCGGTTCGAACTCGACCACCTGCAGTAACAACACCGTCGCAGCGCTGAATGCGAGCAATCTTTATGTCTATCCCGACAGCACCTACAAGTATCTGCGCACGGTCTATGGCGCTCCGTATTACTACAACGTAACCGTTGAATGGTGCAGCCAGCGCAACACCAGCGGGACCGACCGGAACTTTGGCAAGAGCGGAACCTGTCAGGCCAAAAAGACGAGTACCTACAAATATCCCCGTTTTTCCAACTGGTCCAAGGTCACGATCACGCCCAGTGTCAATTCCTATCCCGGCCCGAACGGTACAACCCGTACCTACAGCCAGGAAATGACCAATTTTGCCAACTGGTTCGCGTGGTACCGCAGCCGGATGCAGATGGCGAAAAGCGGCATTGGTCAGGCATTTGCCAATATTCGCGGCACGCCGAACAGCAGCGATGTCAGCGACAAGAATTATTTCCATGCCCGCGTCGGCTTCTCGACCATCAGCAGTACAGGAACGACCGATGGCTCCAAGTTCCTCAAGGTCGATAATTTCGATACCGCCCAGAAGAGCACCTGGTTCACCCGTCTCTATGGCACCGTGCCGTCGAGTGGCACCCCCTTGCTCGGTGCGCTGGCCAAGGCCGGGCGGATGTATGCAGGGAAGCTCTCGGTCGATCCAGTGCAGTATTCCTGTCAGCGCAATTTCACCATCCTGTCTTCGGATGGCTACTGGAACTCGGTCACCGACGCCTATGGTCCGACCAAGGAGGATGGCGCGACCAAGGTCGGCGACCTCGATAGCGCGGCCAGCGTGGCCCGTCCGTCGTATGAGCGGAATGCCACGGCCAATACCCTGGCCGATGTGGCTTACTACTATTACCACACCGATCTGCGCCCCGGTAGTTGCAGTGTCTGCACCGACAACGTGGTCCCGGCCGGGACGAAAAAGGACGAAGACGACATTGCCCAGCACCAGCACATGACGACCTTCACCATTGGCCTCGGAGTGGATGGCACCCTGACCTATCAGGACGGGTACAAAACCAGCACGACCGGCGATTATCAGGGCTTGAAGCAAGGTACTACGGATTGGCCGGCCGTCGATCCAGGTACCGACGACGAGCGGAAAATCGATGATTTGTGGCACGCAGCGGTGAATGGGCGGGGAACTTATTTCAGCGCCCGCGATCCCGAATCGCTGATCAACGGGCTGACCTCGGCACTGGGTACCATGGAGTCGGTGACCGGCTCCGGCGCCGCGGCAGCGACCAGCAGCCTGGAACCGGTTGAAGGCGATAATGCAATCTACATCGCCAACTATACGACCGTTGCGTGGACCGGCGAACTCTCCGCTTACACGGTCGACCTCGGTACCGGGGCAATTTCCTCGACCTCAACCTGGAAGGCATCGACCCAACTCGATGCCAAGGTCTCCTCCGACAGCGATACACGGACCATCTACATGGTCAAATCGGGGGCGCTGGCGGCTTTCAGCTACGCCAATCTGTCCACCGATCAGCGGGCCTGGTTCAACAACAACCAGCTGAGCCAGTACAGCGATCTGAGTGCCGGCGACCAGGCTTTGGCAACCGCCGAAAATTTGGTCAAATACCTGCGCGGACAGAACCGTTACGAGGATCAGGACCGGCCGAGCGGCTTTGTCTATAGCCGTCTCTATCGCGACCGGGTGGCGACTCTGGGCGATATCATCCACGCACAGCCGGTGTATGTGAAGGCACCGCAGTACGACTTTACCGATACCGGTTACGCGGCCTTCAAGACAGCCCAGTCGGCTCGCACCGCAATGGTCTATGTGGCCGCCAACGACGGTATGCTGCATGCCTTTGATGCAACCACCGGCAATGAAAGCTGGGCCTTCATTCCGCCGCAGGTGATGCCCAACCTGTGGCGGCTGGCGGACAAGGATTACGCGACCAATCACCGCTACTCGGTCGATGGTCCGCTGACGGTCACCGACATCCAGGTGGGTGGTGTCTGGAAAACCATCCTGATTGCCGGTCTGGGCAAGGGCGGCCGCGGCTACTTCGCGCTCGACATCACCAACCCGGCAGCGCCCGCCTATCTCTGGTCGCTTTCTGCCGACGATCTGCCCAATCTCGGCTACAGCTATGCTCCAGCCGTGGTCACCAAGATCAATGGGGTCTGGTCGGTACTGCTGCCCTCCGGTTACAACAATATTCCAGAAGGAAGCAAGTATCCGGGGGCGACGGGCGAGGGTTATCTTTTTGTCCTCAATGCTGCCACCGGGGCTGTAATCAAGACGATCGGTACCGGTGTCGGGACCGTCGGCAATCCCAGCGGCCTGGGGCGGCTCAATGCCCGGGTGATCGGCGATTTCAATCTCGACAATACCGCCGAAACCGCTTATGCCGGCGATCTCGAGGGTAACCTCTGGCGCTTCAACCTGCTGGCCGGAACGGCGAGCAAGCTGATCGCCCTGGGCAATACTCAGCCGATCACCGCTGCGCCGGAACTGGGAGAAATCAGCGGCAAACCGTTGCTGTTCTTTGGAACCGGCCGTTATCTGGGCGAAGGCGATCTGACCTTGAATCAAACCCAGTCTCTCTACGGCTTGTATGACAGCGGCGCTACCTTGTCCAAGGGCGCCCTGGTGCAGCAGATCATTTCCGGTAGCAGCATCAGCAACAATCCCGTCGATTGGGCAGCCAATGGTGGCTGGTATGTCAATCTCCCGGACAACAAGGAGCGGGTGCATCTTGATGCCAAACTGATCATGGGTACCCTGGTCTTTGCCAGTACCGTACCCGAGGCCAGCGAGTGCCAACCGGGCGGCTACAGCCACCTGTTCTTCCTCGATTACCGGACCGGCGGCAGTGTCGGGACTTCGGCCGCGATGCTCAAGTATGTCTCGCCGATTGTCGGGGTTTCGGCCTTCAAGCTGCCAAGCGGTACGATCAAGGTGGTGCCGATCACTGCCGACGGCAAGATTCCGGCAGGTACGCCGCCATCCTTGCCGGTCAGTCCCACTGGCAGCGGCGGAGTCGGCAGTGGCAAGCGGGTCATGTGGCGCGAATTGCTTGACTGA
- a CDS encoding YeaH/YhbH family protein: MTVRIVDRRQDSRNKSSVNRGRFLRRFKGQIRKAVADAIARRGIRDLENGEKIGIPAGDISEPQFHHGRGGMRDTVHPGNDRFSTGDQIERPSGGGAGQGKGKASKDGEGLDDFVFTLTRDEFLDIFFDELALPNLVKRQLARIDEYKRVRAGYTQTGVPTNISIVRTMRGAAGRRIAIGGPYSRELRQLQAELESALDEVPANEDEVRRLQREIEVLKAKRQAIPFVDPFDLRFSNRIRVPQPSTQAVMFCVMDVSGSMDEAKKQMAKRFFMLLYLFLNRNYEKIEVVFIRHHTAAEEVDEDTFFHSRETGGTIVSSALKLLREVIVARYASSLWNIYVAQASDGDNWNEDSPICRELLSESILPLVQYFAYVEITDGEPQNLWEEYSKLQAGRDGLFAIQRIAQAGDIYPVFRELFRRRMT, translated from the coding sequence ATGACGGTACGGATAGTTGATCGAAGGCAGGACAGCCGCAACAAAAGCTCGGTCAATCGCGGGCGTTTCCTGCGCCGCTTCAAGGGGCAGATTCGCAAGGCTGTGGCCGATGCAATTGCCCGGCGCGGCATTCGCGATCTGGAGAATGGTGAGAAGATCGGAATTCCGGCCGGCGATATTTCGGAACCGCAGTTCCATCACGGGCGCGGCGGCATGCGTGACACGGTCCACCCGGGAAATGACCGTTTTTCGACTGGCGACCAGATCGAGCGGCCGAGCGGCGGCGGGGCCGGCCAAGGCAAGGGCAAGGCGTCGAAGGATGGCGAGGGGCTCGACGATTTCGTGTTCACCCTGACCCGCGACGAGTTCCTCGACATTTTCTTCGACGAACTGGCCCTGCCCAATCTGGTCAAGCGGCAACTGGCTCGGATCGACGAATACAAGCGGGTGCGCGCCGGCTATACGCAAACCGGGGTGCCGACTAACATCAGCATCGTCCGCACCATGCGCGGTGCCGCCGGGCGGCGGATTGCGATCGGCGGGCCGTATAGCCGCGAACTGCGGCAATTGCAGGCCGAACTTGAAAGCGCGCTGGATGAGGTGCCGGCCAACGAAGACGAGGTGCGCCGGCTGCAGCGTGAAATCGAAGTGCTCAAGGCCAAGCGCCAGGCAATCCCTTTTGTCGATCCCTTCGACCTGCGCTTTTCCAACCGGATCCGCGTGCCGCAGCCCTCGACCCAGGCGGTGATGTTTTGCGTGATGGATGTTTCCGGGTCGATGGACGAGGCCAAAAAGCAGATGGCCAAGCGCTTTTTCATGCTGCTTTACCTTTTTCTCAATCGCAACTACGAGAAGATCGAAGTGGTCTTCATTCGCCACCATACGGCGGCCGAGGAGGTCGACGAGGATACTTTCTTCCATTCGCGCGAGACCGGCGGCACTATCGTTTCCAGCGCGCTCAAGCTGTTGCGCGAGGTAATCGTCGCCCGCTACGCCAGCAGCCTGTGGAACATCTATGTAGCCCAGGCGTCCGACGGCGACAACTGGAACGAGGATTCGCCCATTTGCCGCGAATTGCTCTCCGAGTCCATCCTGCCCTTGGTGCAGTATTTCGCCTACGTCGAAATCACCGACGGCGAGCCGCAAAACCTGTGGGAGGAATACAGCAAGCTGCAGGCGGGACGCGATGGCTTGTTTGCGATCCAGCGCATCGCCCAGGCTGGCGATATTTACCCGGTGTTCCGCGAGTTGTTCAGGAGGCGAATGACATGA